From the Pseudarthrobacter sp. MM222 genome, one window contains:
- a CDS encoding glutamate--cysteine ligase 2: protein MRTFGVEEELLIVDPETGMPLALADVILPGLLPPAPETGRVVATQRPVHEDAGFSFELKLEQIETQTPPCLDYTELLRQLRQGRSLADQAARAHGARVAALATSPRGSATHTTPSPRYVTMQERFGLTVRNQLTCGFHVHTFVESAEEGVAVMDRIRDKLAVLIALSANSPYWNGAETGFESYRTQAWNRWPGSGPTMIFGSLPVYRRVVTRLVESGVLLDEGMIYFDARLCRHHPTVEVRVADVCLRAEDAGLIAVLVRALVESAGREWADGVEPAPVPTLLLRMAAWQASNCGLRGQLLDFGTFLPTPAAQVVQAFVDYLAPVLAEQGELELVREGIARIVAEGTGSQLQRQPFKHGGLVAVVDRAVQVTTQGTEPSHRTHQPSLRRVRRV, encoded by the coding sequence ATGCGCACCTTTGGTGTCGAGGAAGAACTCTTGATCGTGGACCCGGAAACGGGGATGCCGCTGGCCTTGGCGGACGTCATCCTGCCCGGCCTGCTCCCGCCGGCGCCGGAAACCGGGCGGGTGGTCGCAACTCAGCGGCCGGTCCACGAGGACGCCGGTTTCAGCTTTGAACTCAAGCTGGAGCAGATCGAAACCCAGACGCCGCCCTGTCTGGACTACACCGAGTTGCTCCGGCAGCTCCGGCAGGGCCGCTCCCTCGCGGATCAGGCCGCCCGGGCGCACGGCGCCCGCGTCGCGGCGCTGGCCACGTCGCCCCGCGGCTCTGCAACGCACACCACGCCCTCGCCGCGTTATGTCACGATGCAGGAACGCTTCGGGCTCACGGTCCGGAACCAGCTCACCTGCGGCTTCCACGTGCACACCTTCGTGGAGTCCGCCGAGGAGGGTGTGGCGGTGATGGACCGGATCCGCGACAAGCTGGCCGTACTGATAGCCCTCAGCGCCAATTCCCCGTACTGGAACGGTGCGGAGACCGGGTTTGAGAGCTACCGTACACAGGCCTGGAACCGCTGGCCTGGCTCGGGTCCCACGATGATCTTCGGCAGCCTGCCCGTCTACCGGCGGGTCGTGACCCGGCTGGTGGAGAGCGGTGTGCTGCTGGACGAGGGGATGATCTACTTCGACGCCCGGCTGTGCCGGCACCACCCCACGGTGGAGGTCCGGGTCGCCGACGTCTGCCTCCGGGCCGAGGACGCGGGGCTGATTGCCGTGCTGGTGCGCGCCCTGGTCGAGTCCGCCGGCCGGGAGTGGGCCGACGGTGTGGAGCCGGCCCCGGTGCCGACGTTGTTGCTCCGGATGGCCGCCTGGCAGGCCAGCAACTGCGGGCTTCGCGGCCAGCTGCTGGACTTCGGAACGTTCCTGCCGACCCCCGCTGCCCAGGTGGTCCAAGCGTTCGTGGACTATCTGGCCCCGGTGCTGGCCGAGCAGGGCGAGCTCGAACTGGTCCGCGAGGGGATCGCGCGGATCGTCGCGGAGGGGACCGGGTCCCAGCTGCAGCGCCAGCCGTTCAAACACGGCGGGCTTGTGGCCGTCGTCGACCGCGCCGTCCAGGTGACCACGCAGGGCACGGAACCCTCGCACCGCACCCACCAGCCGTCGCTGCGGCGGGTCCGCCGGGTCTGA
- the mnhG gene encoding monovalent cation/H(+) antiporter subunit G yields MNPEAFSGDAVIDAVSAVFMVVGALMSLGAAIGLLRFPDLMSRMHAATKPQVLGLFLLLCAVGLQMRTWWVWPVLVVAWIFQLLTVPVSAHMVGRAGYRTKHLHRELLSADELEAVVQQAAGASGFSDDSDDEASRRR; encoded by the coding sequence GTGAATCCTGAAGCATTCTCCGGCGACGCCGTGATCGACGCCGTCTCGGCGGTGTTCATGGTGGTGGGCGCCCTGATGTCGCTCGGCGCGGCCATCGGCCTGCTGCGGTTCCCCGACCTCATGAGCAGGATGCATGCGGCGACGAAGCCGCAGGTACTGGGGCTGTTCCTGCTGCTTTGCGCGGTGGGGCTTCAGATGCGCACCTGGTGGGTCTGGCCCGTCCTGGTGGTCGCCTGGATCTTCCAGCTGCTCACCGTTCCGGTGTCCGCGCACATGGTGGGGCGGGCCGGGTACCGCACCAAGCACCTCCACCGGGAGCTGCTCAGCGCAGATGAGCTTGAGGCCGTGGTGCAGCAGGCGGCGGGCGCGAGCGGATTTTCGGACGACAGCGACGACGAGGCGAGCCGCCGCCGGTAA
- a CDS encoding Na+/H+ antiporter subunit D — MNLASFAPLAVVLPILGAALTFLLIRHSRAQRAVSIALLSLTLLLECLLLASVWQGGTAAVNIGGWLPPWGIVMVVDQFSSLMLVVSSTVSLAVLVYATGQGMADGDRDAPVSIFHPTYLILVAGVSNAFLSGDLFNLYVGFEILLTASYVLMTLGGTGPRIRAGVTYVVVSVVSSVLFLIAIAMVYGATGTINMADLAIKLADLDPGTRNLLHVMLLVAFGIKAAVFPLSFWLPDSYPTAPAPVTAVFAGLLTKVGVYAMVRTETLLFPGDTLNTPLMVAALLTMVVGILGALAQSDIKRLLSFTLVSHIGYMVFGLAMSSVAGLAAAVFYVAHHITIQTSLFLVTGLIERRGGSSSMDRVAGLAKLSPVLAVLFFIPAMNLAGIPPFSGFLGKLGLLQAGVQLGTPLAYALVIGGVLTSLLTLLAIARVWNRAFWRKPEDAEYPDPVLLASPEDSATGDRGGKTNVTLLPRTMVGSTLGLVVFGVALTVFAGPLFRVADQSAEEMLDRTGYIHAVLGGDAPVPPLAQPAPQPDQAQPALQGGQK, encoded by the coding sequence GTGAACCTCGCCAGTTTCGCCCCGCTCGCCGTCGTACTTCCCATCCTCGGCGCCGCGCTGACCTTCCTGCTGATCCGGCACTCCCGGGCCCAGCGCGCGGTCAGCATCGCGCTGCTCTCCCTGACATTGCTGCTGGAATGCCTGCTGCTCGCCTCCGTCTGGCAGGGCGGCACCGCCGCCGTCAATATCGGGGGCTGGCTGCCGCCCTGGGGCATCGTGATGGTGGTGGACCAGTTCTCCTCGCTGATGCTGGTGGTCTCCTCCACGGTGAGTCTCGCGGTGCTGGTCTACGCCACCGGGCAAGGTATGGCCGACGGGGACCGGGACGCGCCCGTCTCGATCTTCCACCCCACCTACCTGATCCTGGTGGCCGGGGTGTCCAACGCCTTCCTGTCCGGGGACCTGTTCAACCTCTACGTGGGCTTTGAGATCCTCCTGACCGCCAGCTACGTGCTCATGACCCTGGGCGGGACCGGGCCGCGGATCCGGGCGGGGGTGACCTACGTGGTGGTCTCGGTGGTCTCCTCCGTGCTCTTCCTGATCGCGATCGCGATGGTCTACGGCGCCACCGGAACCATCAACATGGCAGACCTCGCCATCAAGCTCGCCGACCTTGACCCGGGCACGCGGAACCTGCTGCACGTCATGCTGCTCGTCGCCTTCGGCATCAAGGCCGCCGTCTTCCCGCTGTCCTTCTGGCTCCCCGACTCCTATCCGACGGCGCCGGCCCCCGTCACCGCGGTGTTCGCGGGGCTGCTGACCAAGGTGGGCGTCTACGCGATGGTCCGCACCGAAACCCTGCTCTTCCCCGGGGACACGCTCAATACGCCGCTGATGGTCGCGGCCTTACTGACCATGGTGGTCGGAATTTTGGGTGCCCTCGCCCAGAGCGACATCAAGCGACTTCTGTCCTTCACCCTGGTCAGCCACATTGGCTACATGGTCTTCGGGCTCGCGATGTCCTCCGTGGCCGGCCTGGCGGCGGCCGTCTTCTACGTGGCCCACCACATCACCATCCAGACGAGCCTGTTCCTGGTTACGGGCCTGATCGAACGCCGGGGCGGAAGTTCCTCCATGGACCGCGTCGCGGGCCTGGCCAAGCTCTCCCCGGTGCTGGCCGTGCTGTTCTTCATTCCGGCTATGAATCTGGCGGGGATTCCCCCGTTCTCCGGCTTCCTCGGCAAGCTCGGGCTGCTGCAGGCCGGTGTCCAGCTGGGTACCCCGCTGGCCTACGCCCTGGTGATCGGGGGAGTGCTGACCAGCTTGCTGACACTGCTGGCGATCGCAAGGGTTTGGAACCGTGCCTTCTGGCGGAAGCCCGAGGACGCCGAATATCCCGACCCGGTACTGCTGGCCTCCCCCGAGGACTCGGCCACCGGCGACCGGGGCGGCAAGACCAACGTCACCCTGCTGCCGCGGACCATGGTGGGCTCCACCCTGGGGCTGGTGGTCTTCGGCGTGGCGCTGACCGTGTTCGCCGGTCCGCTGTTCCGGGTGGCGGACCAGTCCGCCGAGGAGATGCTGGACCGCACCGGCTACATCCACGCGGTCCTCGGCGGGGACGCCCCGGTTCCGCCCCTGGCCCAACCCGCGCCGCAGCCCGACCAGGCGCAACCGGCTTTGCAAGGCGGCCAGAAATGA
- a CDS encoding energy-coupling factor transporter transmembrane component T family protein: MRDALSLRGNHALLTRANPLAKFAAVVLITLVLALSIDWVSASVALACEVALFPLAGLSLALLWQRGWPLVLAAALGGWSTAILAPDSGRILLDAGIWSISEGSLELGLGFLLRGLAIALPAVLLMSCTDPTDLADALAQNAKLPHRFVLGTLAAMRLVGIMAEEWQTIGMARRARGVGSRGNPYQRLRSTLGQSFGLLVQAIRRASRLAVTMEARGFGGAERTWARPSTFSGMDLWVLLGGAGIAAGAVTAALAAGTWNLVFLTPQ, translated from the coding sequence ATGAGGGATGCTTTGAGCCTGCGCGGCAACCATGCGCTGCTGACCCGGGCGAACCCTCTGGCCAAGTTCGCGGCCGTCGTCCTGATCACGCTGGTGCTGGCGCTGTCCATTGACTGGGTTTCCGCCTCGGTGGCGCTGGCCTGCGAGGTGGCTCTGTTCCCGCTCGCAGGGCTCAGCCTGGCGCTGCTGTGGCAACGCGGCTGGCCGCTGGTCCTGGCGGCGGCACTGGGCGGCTGGAGCACCGCCATCCTGGCGCCGGACAGCGGCCGGATACTGCTCGACGCCGGTATCTGGTCCATCAGCGAAGGTTCCCTTGAACTCGGGCTGGGGTTCCTGCTCCGCGGGCTGGCGATCGCGCTGCCCGCGGTTCTGCTGATGAGCTGCACGGACCCCACGGACCTGGCCGACGCGCTGGCGCAGAACGCGAAACTGCCGCACCGCTTCGTCCTGGGCACGCTGGCCGCGATGCGGCTTGTCGGGATCATGGCCGAGGAATGGCAGACCATCGGGATGGCGCGGCGCGCCCGCGGTGTGGGCTCGCGGGGCAACCCCTACCAGCGCCTCCGCTCCACGCTCGGGCAGAGCTTCGGCCTCCTTGTGCAGGCCATCCGACGCGCCTCCCGGCTGGCTGTCACCATGGAAGCACGCGGCTTCGGCGGCGCCGAACGGACCTGGGCCCGGCCCTCGACCTTCAGCGGCATGGACCTGTGGGTGCTGCTGGGCGGTGCCGGGATCGCCGCGGGCGCCGTGACCGCGGCCTTGGCGGCCGGGACTTGGAACCTCGTCTTCCTTACTCCGCAGTAG
- a CDS encoding ECF transporter S component: protein MTDISAKQGLARRSYNWRVVDIVVAALIAVAGGIIFWAWSQGANLISAPVNALYPPLTGLYAGGWMIPAVLGMLIIRKPGAALFCETVAATGELIMGSQYGTTVLISGVLQGLGAELVFAALVYKKFNLPVALLAGAGAGLFCGLNDSFLPWGWNIAYAGGDKLAYIIFTAVSGAVIAGGLSWLATRGLAKTGVLSSFASRKAATEPVFS from the coding sequence ATGACTGATATTTCTGCCAAGCAGGGCCTGGCCCGGCGCAGCTACAACTGGCGCGTAGTGGACATTGTGGTGGCCGCCTTGATTGCGGTCGCCGGAGGCATCATCTTCTGGGCCTGGTCCCAGGGTGCCAACCTGATTTCCGCCCCGGTCAACGCGCTGTATCCGCCGCTGACGGGGCTCTACGCCGGCGGCTGGATGATTCCCGCCGTACTGGGCATGCTCATCATCCGCAAGCCGGGCGCGGCCCTCTTCTGCGAAACCGTAGCGGCCACCGGCGAGCTGATCATGGGGTCCCAGTACGGCACGACGGTGCTGATCTCCGGCGTCCTGCAGGGGCTCGGCGCGGAGCTCGTGTTCGCCGCCCTGGTCTACAAGAAGTTCAATCTGCCGGTGGCGTTGCTGGCCGGTGCCGGTGCGGGCCTCTTCTGCGGCCTCAATGACTCGTTCCTGCCGTGGGGCTGGAACATCGCTTACGCCGGCGGCGACAAACTCGCCTACATCATCTTCACCGCCGTCTCCGGTGCCGTGATCGCCGGCGGTCTGTCCTGGCTCGCCACCCGGGGACTGGCGAAGACCGGGGTACTGAGTTCCTTCGCCTCGCGCAAGGCCGCCACGGAGCCCGTGTTCTCCTGA
- a CDS encoding Na(+)/H(+) antiporter subunit C has product MSVNLTLLTVMGALYACGIYLILERSLTRVLLGLMLLANATNLLILATGGYAGLAPLFNKDTNPEDYNDPLPQALILTSIVISFAVTAFMLGIIYRTWVLARQDEIQDDAEDRRVAETPSFDAEDDAVIPVETSEFPLTMIGSDGEGITDTPAARTAATVKVADRTLNAESVAAEEQPGSPRVTAPGLEGGGQ; this is encoded by the coding sequence ATGAGCGTCAACCTGACCCTGCTGACTGTCATGGGCGCCCTGTACGCCTGCGGCATCTACCTGATCCTGGAGCGCAGCCTCACCCGGGTGCTCCTCGGTCTGATGCTGCTGGCGAACGCCACCAACCTCCTGATCCTCGCCACCGGCGGCTACGCCGGGCTCGCTCCGCTGTTCAACAAGGACACCAACCCCGAGGACTACAACGACCCGCTGCCGCAAGCGCTGATCCTGACCTCGATCGTGATCTCCTTCGCGGTTACCGCGTTCATGCTCGGCATCATCTACCGCACCTGGGTGCTGGCCCGCCAGGACGAGATCCAGGACGACGCCGAAGACCGCCGCGTCGCCGAGACCCCCAGCTTCGACGCTGAGGATGACGCCGTGATCCCGGTGGAGACCTCGGAATTTCCGCTCACCATGATCGGCTCGGACGGTGAAGGGATCACCGACACCCCCGCCGCAAGGACCGCCGCCACCGTCAAGGTGGCCGACCGCACGCTCAACGCCGAAAGCGTCGCCGCGGAAGAACAGCCGGGCTCGCCCAGGGTGACCGCACCAGGACTGGAAGGAGGCGGACAGTGA
- a CDS encoding UDP-N-acetylglucosamine 1-carboxyvinyltransferase, translated as MTQETAEHVGALLRDARGQKGWTQGQLAAELGTSQSAIARMEQGKQNLSLKMIQRLESIFGRSIVKVGRPQMTHLRVEGGRTLSGSVDVNSSKNAGVALLCASLINRGTTTLRRLARIEEVNRIVEVLTSIGVECTWLNANDLQIRRPAVLDLDSMDVEAARRTRSVIMLLGPLLDESSEYRLPYAGGCDLGTRTVQPHMQALRQFGLSVEATSGFYVVQAPSSDGNDRSFVLSERGDTVTENAIMAAAHRRGTTIIRNASPNYMVQDLCFYLQMLGVEIQGVGTTTLKITGLPSVDADVEYFPSEDPIEAMSLITAGIVTNSEVTIRRVPIEFMEIELATLEQMGQRLEVSGEYLARNGRTRLVDVTTKPSELRAPEDKIHPMPFPGLNIDNLPFFAVIAANATGQTMIHDWVYENRAIYLTELNKLGAQVQLLDPHRIYVNGPTKWRAAEVGCPPALRPAACLLLAMLAARGVSELRNIYVIERGYEDLAERLNTIGAKIEYFQD; from the coding sequence ATGACTCAAGAAACTGCTGAACACGTAGGCGCCCTCCTGCGGGATGCCCGCGGCCAGAAGGGCTGGACCCAAGGGCAGCTCGCCGCCGAGCTGGGCACCAGCCAGAGTGCGATTGCCCGGATGGAACAAGGGAAGCAAAACCTGAGCCTGAAAATGATCCAGCGGCTGGAATCCATCTTCGGCCGCAGCATCGTCAAGGTTGGCCGCCCGCAGATGACCCACCTGCGGGTCGAGGGCGGCCGCACGCTGTCCGGATCGGTGGATGTCAACAGCAGCAAGAACGCCGGCGTCGCCCTGTTGTGCGCCAGCCTGATCAACCGCGGCACCACGACGCTGCGCCGGCTGGCCCGGATCGAGGAGGTCAATCGGATCGTTGAAGTGCTGACCAGCATCGGCGTCGAATGCACCTGGCTCAACGCGAACGATCTGCAGATCCGCCGCCCCGCCGTGCTGGACCTTGATTCCATGGACGTGGAGGCAGCCCGCCGGACCCGCAGCGTCATCATGCTGCTCGGCCCGCTGCTGGACGAATCCAGCGAATACCGCCTGCCGTACGCTGGCGGCTGTGACCTCGGCACCCGCACCGTTCAGCCCCACATGCAGGCTCTTCGCCAGTTCGGTCTCAGCGTGGAGGCGACCTCCGGGTTCTACGTGGTGCAGGCGCCGTCGTCGGACGGGAACGACCGGTCCTTCGTGCTGAGCGAACGCGGGGACACCGTCACCGAGAACGCGATCATGGCCGCGGCCCACCGCCGCGGCACCACCATCATCCGCAATGCCAGCCCCAACTACATGGTGCAGGATCTGTGCTTCTACCTTCAGATGCTCGGCGTGGAGATCCAGGGTGTGGGAACCACCACCCTGAAAATCACCGGCCTGCCCTCCGTCGACGCCGACGTCGAGTACTTCCCCTCCGAGGATCCGATCGAGGCGATGAGCCTGATCACCGCCGGCATCGTGACCAACTCGGAAGTCACCATCCGCCGTGTCCCCATAGAGTTCATGGAGATCGAGCTCGCGACGCTTGAACAGATGGGCCAGCGTCTCGAGGTGTCGGGCGAATACCTGGCCCGCAACGGCCGCACCCGGCTGGTGGATGTGACCACCAAGCCCTCGGAATTGCGGGCACCGGAGGACAAAATCCACCCTATGCCGTTCCCCGGCCTCAACATCGACAACCTGCCCTTCTTCGCGGTCATTGCGGCCAACGCCACCGGCCAGACCATGATCCACGACTGGGTGTACGAGAACCGGGCGATCTACCTGACTGAGCTGAACAAACTCGGCGCCCAGGTGCAGCTGCTGGATCCGCACCGGATCTACGTCAACGGCCCGACCAAGTGGCGGGCGGCCGAAGTGGGCTGCCCACCGGCACTCCGCCCCGCAGCCTGCCTGCTGCTCGCGATGCTCGCCGCCCGAGGCGTCTCGGAGCTGCGCAACATCTACGTGATCGAGCGCGGCTACGAGGATCTGGCCGAGCGGCTCAACACTATTGGCGCCAAGATCGAGTACTTCCAGGACTGA
- a CDS encoding monovalent cation/H+ antiporter complex subunit F, which produces MMQLVLTVTAVVLSLAAAGAIIRIARGPSLLDRVLAADVLLAIVGAALCIDMAVNRHLNNLMLLVAVSIIGFIGSVTVARFVADRREQARES; this is translated from the coding sequence ATGATGCAGCTCGTCCTGACCGTGACCGCCGTCGTGCTGTCCTTGGCCGCCGCCGGTGCGATCATCCGGATCGCGAGGGGCCCGTCGCTGCTGGACCGGGTGCTGGCCGCCGACGTGCTGCTGGCCATCGTGGGCGCGGCGCTGTGCATCGACATGGCGGTGAACCGGCACCTCAACAACCTCATGCTGCTCGTTGCAGTATCCATCATCGGGTTCATCGGTTCGGTCACCGTTGCCCGGTTCGTCGCCGACCGGCGGGAGCAAGCCCGTGAATCCTGA
- a CDS encoding ABC transporter ATP-binding protein, whose product MSATNSVRPAQVTARGWGWRHAGRSRPAVNGLDLDISPGERVLLLGPSGSGKSTLLHALAGVLGDNTAGDNSAGATPEDSDETGTLLIDGASPRAQRGRAGLVQQDPETQVVLSRLGDDVAFGAENLSVPAAEIWVRVREALDDVGLGHLPLNHPTSALSGGQKQRLALAGILAMRPGLILLDEPTANLDPAGVLEVRDAVGRCLDKTGATLVVVEHRVSVWKDLVDRIVVLQPGSATEPAVLIDGPPDRVLAQARDMLTAAGVWVPGYVPQTRARTAPAVPAGATSTAPPGGHPPGGHPPGGHGAGGHRPGTLLMAAENLAVSRERGRRSGLRGGFRTIPPLAVQSGITARVRAGEALTITGPNGSGKSTFALTLAGLLAPVSGAVSATLELSDGAGIDPYKWKAQQLIARIGTVFQEPEHQFVTGRVLDELLFGPRHLGRGEERVDELLERLRLTELVDANPYTLSGGEKRRLSVATVLAAHPQVLVLDEPTFGQDANTWSELASFLSELLDAGTAVVSVTHDAEFSAVLGGTELSLNTPDRRGTDPVKAP is encoded by the coding sequence ATGAGCGCAACCAACTCCGTCCGCCCCGCCCAGGTCACGGCACGTGGCTGGGGCTGGCGGCACGCTGGAAGGTCCCGGCCCGCGGTCAACGGGCTGGACCTGGACATCAGCCCCGGGGAGCGGGTGCTGCTGCTGGGGCCCTCGGGCTCGGGCAAATCGACGCTGCTCCACGCCCTGGCGGGGGTCCTCGGCGACAACACCGCCGGCGACAATTCCGCCGGGGCCACCCCGGAGGATTCCGATGAGACCGGCACGCTGCTGATCGACGGCGCCTCACCGCGGGCGCAGCGGGGCCGGGCCGGGCTTGTCCAACAGGACCCGGAAACCCAGGTGGTGCTCTCCCGGCTTGGCGATGATGTCGCGTTCGGCGCGGAAAACCTGTCGGTGCCCGCGGCCGAGATCTGGGTCCGGGTGAGGGAAGCGCTCGACGACGTCGGACTGGGCCACCTGCCGCTGAACCATCCGACTTCGGCCCTGTCCGGCGGGCAGAAGCAGCGTTTGGCCCTCGCCGGGATCCTGGCCATGCGCCCGGGGCTGATCCTGCTGGACGAACCCACCGCCAACCTCGACCCGGCCGGCGTCCTGGAAGTACGGGACGCCGTGGGCCGGTGCCTGGACAAAACCGGGGCCACCCTCGTGGTCGTGGAGCACCGGGTCTCCGTGTGGAAAGACCTCGTGGACCGGATTGTGGTCCTCCAGCCCGGCAGCGCGACCGAACCGGCCGTGCTGATCGACGGTCCGCCGGACAGGGTCCTGGCGCAGGCACGGGACATGCTCACCGCCGCGGGCGTCTGGGTCCCCGGCTACGTACCGCAAACGCGGGCCCGTACGGCGCCGGCAGTCCCGGCGGGGGCCACGTCAACCGCCCCGCCCGGCGGACACCCGCCCGGCGGGCACCCGCCCGGCGGACACGGGGCCGGGGGACACAGGCCCGGGACGCTGCTGATGGCAGCCGAGAACCTGGCCGTCTCCCGCGAACGCGGCCGCCGTTCGGGGCTGCGCGGGGGCTTCCGCACCATCCCGCCCCTAGCCGTGCAGTCCGGCATCACCGCCCGGGTCCGCGCCGGCGAAGCCCTGACCATCACGGGCCCCAACGGCTCGGGGAAGTCGACCTTCGCCCTGACCTTGGCGGGCCTGCTGGCGCCGGTCTCCGGGGCCGTTTCCGCCACGCTGGAGCTGAGCGACGGTGCGGGGATCGATCCCTACAAGTGGAAGGCGCAGCAGCTGATTGCCCGGATCGGAACGGTCTTCCAGGAACCGGAGCACCAGTTCGTCACCGGCCGGGTCCTCGACGAGTTGCTGTTCGGCCCCCGGCACCTGGGGCGCGGGGAAGAACGGGTGGACGAGCTGCTGGAGCGGCTGCGGCTGACCGAACTGGTGGACGCCAACCCCTACACGCTCTCCGGCGGCGAAAAACGCCGGCTCTCGGTGGCCACCGTGCTCGCGGCCCATCCGCAGGTGCTGGTGCTGGACGAGCCCACCTTCGGCCAGGATGCCAACACCTGGTCCGAACTCGCCTCCTTCCTCTCCGAACTCCTCGACGCCGGCACCGCCGTTGTGTCCGTCACGCACGACGCGGAATTCAGTGCCGTGCTCGGCGGCACCGAACTCAGCCTCAACACCCCGGACCGCCGGGGCACGGATCCGGTGAAGGCGCCATGA
- a CDS encoding DUF4235 domain-containing protein, with product MNIFIKLLGTGISLLAGFVGTKIVDTVWEKSTGNKPPKGHDDDIPTTLRSALTFALVSASVSAIIQVLANRGTQRAITRFAKSQDIV from the coding sequence ATGAACATCTTCATCAAGCTGCTCGGCACCGGCATAAGCCTGCTCGCCGGGTTTGTCGGTACCAAGATCGTCGACACCGTCTGGGAGAAGTCCACCGGCAACAAGCCGCCGAAGGGCCACGACGACGACATCCCCACCACCCTGCGTTCGGCCCTGACCTTCGCACTGGTCTCCGCCTCGGTCAGCGCCATCATCCAGGTCCTCGCCAACCGCGGCACCCAGCGCGCGATCACCCGTTTCGCCAAGTCCCAGGACATCGTCTAG
- a CDS encoding Na+/H+ antiporter subunit E encodes MSRKRISLRQELPLLVWLVIVWGALWQDFSPGNLLFGALIAIVVARLFYLPPVELGGRFNVLRAVPFALTFLAKVVAASFQVLYLAVAKGPKVISAVVAVPLRSHSDLLVTATGHVLSLIPGSLVVEVDRSTSTLYVHGVNVRNPEDAARLRKEVRDTEAGLIRIMGTRDELSALKQEVGA; translated from the coding sequence ATGAGCCGGAAACGGATTTCCCTGCGCCAGGAGCTTCCGCTGCTGGTCTGGCTGGTGATCGTCTGGGGTGCCCTCTGGCAGGATTTCAGTCCCGGCAACCTGCTGTTCGGCGCCCTCATCGCAATCGTGGTGGCCAGGCTGTTTTATCTGCCGCCGGTGGAGCTGGGCGGGCGCTTCAACGTACTGCGCGCCGTTCCCTTTGCCCTGACCTTCCTGGCCAAGGTCGTGGCGGCGAGCTTCCAGGTGCTGTACCTGGCGGTGGCCAAGGGGCCGAAGGTGATCAGCGCCGTCGTCGCTGTCCCGCTGCGGAGCCATTCGGACCTGCTGGTGACCGCGACCGGGCACGTGCTCTCACTGATTCCGGGTTCGCTGGTGGTTGAGGTGGACAGGTCCACCTCAACGCTCTACGTCCACGGCGTCAACGTCCGCAACCCCGAGGACGCCGCCCGGCTGCGCAAGGAGGTCCGGGACACCGAGGCCGGGCTGATCCGGATCATGGGCACCAGGGATGAACTGTCCGCACTGAAGCAGGAGGTGGGCGCATGA